The window GCGGACCGCGCGGCAGAACGCGTCGATCAGGCGATTGCGCGCGTGCTGACCCGGCAGGCTGCCAGCGGTGCTTTTGGCCTGTGGTCGCCCGAGAACGGCGATGACTGGCTGAATGCCTATGTCACCGATTTCCTGTCGAGGGCGCGATCTGCCGGCCATGATGTTCCCGATCAGGCGTTTCGGATGGCGCTGGACCGGCTACGCAACAAGGTCAACTATGCAGCCGATTTCGATGCCGACAGCAATGGCGGCGGCGAGGCGCTGGCCTATGCGCTGATGGTGCTGGCGCGTGAGGGTGCGGTGCCGGTGGGCGATCTGCGCTACTATGCCGATGAAAAGGGCGGCGATTTCGGCACGCCTTTGGCCGTGGCGCAGGTGGGTGCGGCCTTGGCCATGTATGGCGATCAGCGCCGGGCCGATGCGATGTTCGCCCGCGTGGCGCGGATGCTGATCCCGCAAGGCGAAGAACCCTATGTATTCCGCGCCGATTACGGCACCCGGCTGCGCGATCTGGCCGGCGTTCTGGCGCTGGCCGCGGGCGCGGGCACGCAGGCTGTGCCTCTGGATGGGCTGGGCGACAGTCTTGAGCGGGCGCTGCAGGGCCAGACCCTTTCGCCGCAAGAGGCCGTCTGGTCGCTGATGGCGGCGGGCCAGATGGTCTCGGGCGATGGTGGCGGGTTTACGTTGAACGGTCAGGCTCTGGGCGGCGCGCTGATCCGTGACGTCACCGCCGATGGCGGCGCGCTGGTGCATAATGGTTCTGGGCGCGAGGAACTGGTGACGCTGACCCTGACGGGCGTGCCCACTGTGCCTGAACCGGCTGGCGGCAAGGGGTACACCATCACGCGCGATTATTATGACCATGACGGCCAGCCGGTCGATCCGGCCAGTGTTTTGCAGGGTGACCGGCTGGTCGCCGTCTTGACGGTGACGCCGCATCAATCGGGTGGCGGGCGACTGATCGTGGATGATCCTCTGCCGGCGGGTTTTGAGATCGAGAACCCGCATCTGATACGGCAGGGCGATAACAGCGCGCTTGATTGGCTGGATGCCCTGTCCGATGTCGAGGCCTCGGAATTCCGCGATGACCGGTTCATCACGGCGGTCGACTGGACCTCGGATGACAGTTTCCGGCTGGCCTATAACGTTCGGGCAATTACGCCGGGCAGTTTTCTTCATCCGGCGGCCAGCGTCATGGACATGTACCGCCCCGACTGGCGCGGCTGGACCGCTGCGGGCCGGGTCAGCGTGACCGAGTAGCATGGGCTGGCTGCGCCGCCATGGATTGTTCCTGCTGGCGGGCCTGCTGCTGGCGGTAGGTGCAGGGCGCGACGGCGTGGAAGATTGGGTGACGCGGACGCGTCTGCCGTCGCTGATCGTGCCCACCGGCACCGAAATCGTTGCGCGCGACGGCACATTGCTGCGCGCTTTTGTGGTGGTTGACGGGCGCTGGCGATTGCAGCCCGGCCCGGTTGATCCCGGCTTTGTCGAGATGCTGCTGGCCTATGAGGACCGTCGCTTTTGGCACCATTCCGGCGTCGATGCGCTGGCATTCTTGCGCGCGACCGGGCAGGCGCTGCGCGAGGGGCGGGTCGTCTCGGGCGGCTCGACCCTGACCATGCAGGTCGCGCGACTGCTGGAGGAAGGGCCGACCGGGCAATGGGATGGCAAGCTGCGGCAGATGCGGGTCGCATTGGCGCTGGAGCGGCGTCTGGACAAGCAGCAGATCCTGGATCTCTATCTGCGGCTGGCACCCTATGGCGGCAACCTCGAGGGCATTCGCGCCGCCAGCCTGTCATGGTTCGGCAAGGAGCCACGACGCCTGACCCCGGCGGAATCGGCCCTGTTGGTGGCCCTGCCGCAATCGCCTGCTGTGCGCCAGCCCGACCGCAACCCCGATGCCGCGCGCCGGGCCGTTGACCGGGTGCTGGCCCGCGCCGTGGCAGCCAACGTGATCGAGGAAGATCAGGCCCGCGCCGCGCGTCTGGCCACCCTGCCCGCGACACGCCGCCCCTTTCCCGCACTTGCCCCGCATCTGACAGCGCGGTTGCACTGGGAAAACCCTGATGCTGCCCGCATTGCCACCACCATCGACGCTGATCTGCAGCGCGCAGCCGAGGCGCTGGCGCGGCGCGCCGTGGCCGGGCAGACCGCAGAAGTCACCGTGGCGATGTTGCTTGCCGATCACAGAACGGGCCAGATCCTCGCGCAGGTTGATGGGGCCGAATGGACCAGCACCGCGCGCGCCGGTTTTGTCCAGATGTCGGATGCGCTGCGCTCGCCCGGCTCGACATTGAAGCCGTTCGTCTACGGGTTGGCCTTTGACGATGGGATGGCCCATCCCGATACGCTGATCGAGGACCGGCCCGTGGCCTATGGCCGCTATGCGCCGCAAAATTTCGACCGCCAGTTTCGCGGTACTGTGACGGTGCGCGATGCGTTGCTGGCGTCTTTGAATATTCCGGTTGTGCGGCTGACTGACGCGGTTGGGCCTGCCCGGTTGATCGACGCGCTGGACCGAGCCGGCGCGCCGCTGACGGTGCCGGGCGGCCAGCCCGGACTGGCCGTCGCGCTTGGGGGTGCGGGTGTAAGCCTTGCCGCGCTGGTGCAGGCCTATGGCGGTTTGGCGGCGGGCGGAAAGGCCGTCGCCCTGTCGCCACTGCCCGGTATGGGTGGGCGAACCGATCGGCGCTTTCTGGGCGATGTTGCCGCCTGGCAGGTCGGCCATATTCTGTCGCAAGTGCCGCCGCCTGCCGGGGCTGCCCGTG is drawn from Paracoccus tegillarcae and contains these coding sequences:
- the pbpC gene encoding penicillin-binding protein 1C; translated protein: MGWLRRHGLFLLAGLLLAVGAGRDGVEDWVTRTRLPSLIVPTGTEIVARDGTLLRAFVVVDGRWRLQPGPVDPGFVEMLLAYEDRRFWHHSGVDALAFLRATGQALREGRVVSGGSTLTMQVARLLEEGPTGQWDGKLRQMRVALALERRLDKQQILDLYLRLAPYGGNLEGIRAASLSWFGKEPRRLTPAESALLVALPQSPAVRQPDRNPDAARRAVDRVLARAVAANVIEEDQARAARLATLPATRRPFPALAPHLTARLHWENPDAARIATTIDADLQRAAEALARRAVAGQTAEVTVAMLLADHRTGQILAQVDGAEWTSTARAGFVQMSDALRSPGSTLKPFVYGLAFDDGMAHPDTLIEDRPVAYGRYAPQNFDRQFRGTVTVRDALLASLNIPVVRLTDAVGPARLIDALDRAGAPLTVPGGQPGLAVALGGAGVSLAALVQAYGGLAAGGKAVALSPLPGMGGRTDRRFLGDVAAWQVGHILSQVPPPAGAARGRIAYKTGTSYGHRDALAVGFDGAHVGGVWMGRADGTPVPGAFGGDLAAPVLFELFDRAQAGGSPLPPPPDATLILPTARLPAPLRRFRPPGEALSERAPDAPQMVFPPDGAQIEAPFGRLVVKVRNGAPPFTWLADGRPVAIARSETALELDLPRAGLTRLSVIDVKGRADSVNIVIKP